The Burkholderia cepacia ATCC 25416 genome includes a window with the following:
- the catA gene encoding catechol 1,2-dioxygenase, giving the protein MDKQAIDALLKTFDDAAEKPGNPRVRAIVNRIMKDLCYTIEDFDVQPSEFWTALNYLNEAGKELGLIAAGLGLERFLDVRMDEAEAKAGIEGGTPRTIEGPLYVAGAPESVGHARLDDGTDPGQTLVMRGKVLGQDGAPIANALVEVWHANHLGNYSYFDQSQPAFNLRRSIRTDAEGRYSFRSVVPVGYSVPPGGKTEQLLDQLGRHGHRPAHIHFFVSADGYRKLTTQINIEGDPHLWDDFAFATRDGLIPAVKQAEGAEGKPYGVDGQFALIDFDFSLLKEKQDVPASEVERARAQA; this is encoded by the coding sequence ATGGACAAGCAAGCCATCGACGCCCTGCTGAAGACGTTCGACGACGCCGCGGAGAAGCCCGGCAACCCGCGCGTGCGCGCGATCGTCAACCGGATCATGAAGGACCTGTGCTACACGATCGAGGATTTCGACGTGCAGCCGAGCGAATTCTGGACCGCGCTCAACTACCTGAACGAAGCGGGCAAGGAGCTCGGCCTGATCGCCGCGGGCCTCGGCCTCGAGCGCTTCCTCGACGTGCGGATGGACGAAGCCGAAGCGAAGGCCGGCATCGAGGGCGGCACGCCGCGCACGATCGAGGGGCCGCTGTACGTTGCCGGCGCGCCGGAATCGGTCGGCCATGCGCGCCTCGACGACGGCACCGATCCGGGCCAGACGCTCGTGATGCGCGGCAAGGTGCTCGGCCAAGACGGTGCGCCGATCGCGAACGCGCTCGTCGAGGTGTGGCATGCGAACCATCTCGGCAACTACTCGTACTTCGACCAGTCGCAGCCCGCGTTCAACCTGCGCCGTTCGATCCGCACCGACGCGGAAGGCCGCTACAGCTTCCGCAGCGTGGTGCCGGTCGGCTACAGCGTGCCGCCGGGCGGCAAGACCGAGCAACTGCTCGACCAGCTCGGCCGCCACGGCCATCGTCCGGCGCACATTCACTTCTTCGTTTCGGCGGACGGTTATCGTAAGCTGACGACGCAGATCAACATCGAAGGCGATCCGCACCTGTGGGACGACTTCGCATTTGCAACGCGCGACGGGCTGATCCCGGCAGTGAAGCAGGCCGAAGGCGCGGAAGGCAAGCCGTACGGCGTCGACGGGCAGTTCGCGCTGATCGACTTCGATTTCTCGCTGCTCAAGGAAAAGCAGGACGTGCCGGCAAGCGAAGTCGAGCGAGCCCGCGCGCAGGCGTGA
- a CDS encoding MarR family winged helix-turn-helix transcriptional regulator, with amino-acid sequence MNDTSIAQACNCLALRQAARFVTQLYERHLAPVGVTPAQFSIMSNLTRRPGLLMSELADSLVMDRTTLLRALKPLQRDGFVATAASEHDARAHALSLTKPGERTFARALVAWQAAQDEFETQFGRDRAKALRDELFSVTAER; translated from the coding sequence ATGAACGACACCTCGATTGCCCAGGCGTGCAACTGTCTCGCGCTGCGTCAGGCGGCGCGCTTCGTCACGCAACTGTACGAACGCCATCTGGCCCCGGTTGGCGTCACGCCCGCCCAGTTCTCGATCATGTCGAACCTGACGCGCAGGCCCGGCCTGCTGATGAGCGAACTCGCCGATAGCCTCGTGATGGACCGCACGACGCTGCTGCGTGCGCTGAAGCCGCTGCAGCGCGACGGCTTCGTCGCGACGGCCGCGTCCGAGCACGATGCGCGTGCGCATGCGTTGAGCCTCACGAAGCCGGGCGAGCGCACGTTCGCGCGGGCGCTGGTTGCGTGGCAGGCCGCGCAGGACGAATTCGAGACGCAGTTCGGACGCGACCGCGCGAAGGCGCTGCGCGACGAGCTGTTCAGCGTGACCGCGGAACGCTAG
- a CDS encoding aconitase X swivel domain-containing protein → MTETTGKGLTGDTLVPGSACARAFVLDKPLSFWGGYDSGAGKIVDRGHPQAGASLAGKVMVMPHAKGSSSSSSVLAEAVRNGTGPVGIVLKERDLIISIGAIVAAELYAIAVPVVCVTDDVYDAIVAATGEVRIEAGEGDGGARIVVGC, encoded by the coding sequence ATGACTGAAACGACGGGCAAGGGCTTGACGGGCGACACGCTCGTGCCGGGCAGCGCATGCGCGCGCGCGTTCGTGCTCGACAAGCCGCTCAGTTTCTGGGGCGGCTACGATTCGGGCGCGGGAAAGATCGTCGATCGCGGGCATCCGCAGGCCGGTGCGAGCCTCGCCGGCAAGGTGATGGTGATGCCGCACGCGAAGGGCTCGAGTTCGAGCAGCAGCGTGCTCGCGGAAGCCGTGCGCAACGGCACGGGGCCGGTCGGGATCGTGCTGAAGGAGCGCGACCTGATCATCTCGATCGGCGCGATCGTGGCGGCCGAGCTGTATGCGATCGCGGTGCCGGTGGTGTGCGTGACCGATGACGTGTACGACGCGATCGTCGCCGCGACTGGCGAGGTGCGGATCGAGGCGGGCGAGGGGGACGGTGGGGCGCGGATCGTCGTCGGTTGCTGA
- a CDS encoding muconate/chloromuconate family cycloisomerase: MIATAATIERIETLLVDVPTIRPHKLSVATMNCQTLVLVRVRCTDGIEGVGEATTIGGLAYGEESPESIKVNIDTYFAPLLQGMDATRPGAAMARARKLFQGNRFAKCAIETALFDAQARRLGVPLSELFGGRRADAVDVAWTLASGDTQRDIAEAEAMLDARRHRAFKLKIGSNAVASDVAHVVAIKRALGERGDVRVDVNQAWSETDAIWAGARLAEAGVSLVEQPIAATNRAGLKRLTQLAQVPIMADEALHGPVDAFALAQDRAADVFAVKIAQSGGLQGAASVASIAAAAGIELYGGTMLEGAAGTMASAQLFSTFDSLKWGTELFGPLLLTEEILVEPLRYEDFKLHLPATPGLGITFDWARIERMKRDAR; this comes from the coding sequence ATGATAGCAACTGCCGCCACCATCGAACGCATCGAGACTTTGCTGGTCGACGTGCCGACGATCAGGCCCCACAAATTGTCGGTCGCCACGATGAATTGCCAGACCCTCGTACTGGTTCGCGTTCGATGCACGGACGGTATCGAAGGCGTCGGCGAGGCGACGACCATCGGCGGCCTCGCCTACGGCGAGGAAAGCCCCGAAAGCATCAAGGTCAACATCGACACCTATTTCGCGCCGCTGCTGCAGGGCATGGACGCGACCCGCCCGGGCGCCGCGATGGCGCGCGCCCGCAAGCTGTTCCAGGGCAACCGCTTCGCGAAGTGCGCGATCGAGACCGCGTTGTTCGACGCGCAGGCGCGCCGCCTCGGCGTGCCGCTGTCGGAACTGTTCGGCGGCCGCCGGGCCGACGCGGTGGACGTCGCATGGACGCTCGCGAGCGGCGACACGCAGCGCGACATCGCAGAAGCGGAAGCGATGCTCGACGCGCGCCGCCACCGCGCGTTCAAGCTGAAGATCGGCTCGAACGCGGTCGCCAGCGACGTCGCACACGTCGTCGCGATCAAGCGCGCGCTCGGCGAGCGCGGTGACGTGCGTGTCGACGTGAACCAGGCATGGAGCGAAACCGACGCGATCTGGGCCGGCGCACGGCTCGCGGAAGCGGGCGTGAGCCTCGTCGAGCAGCCGATCGCCGCGACCAACCGCGCGGGGCTGAAACGCCTCACGCAGCTCGCGCAGGTGCCGATCATGGCCGACGAGGCGCTGCACGGCCCCGTCGATGCGTTCGCGCTCGCGCAGGATCGCGCGGCCGACGTGTTCGCGGTGAAGATCGCGCAATCGGGCGGCCTGCAGGGTGCGGCGAGCGTCGCGTCGATCGCGGCGGCGGCCGGCATCGAGCTATACGGCGGCACGATGCTCGAGGGCGCGGCCGGCACGATGGCGTCCGCGCAACTGTTCAGCACGTTCGACTCGCTGAAATGGGGCACCGAGCTGTTCGGCCCACTGCTGCTCACCGAGGAAATCCTCGTCGAGCCGCTGCGCTACGAGGATTTCAAGCTGCACCTGCCGGCGACGCCCGGCCTCGGCATCACCTTCGACTGGGCCCGCATCGAACGCATGAAGCGCGACGCCCGCTGA
- a CDS encoding NADPH-dependent 2,4-dienoyl-CoA reductase codes for MTTPFPHLLAPLDLGFTTLKNRVLMGSMHTGLEDSRKTLPRLAEYFAERARGGVGLIVTGGFAPNVAGWTKPFGGTLMTSAAARRHREITGAVHAEDGKIALQILHTGRYGYHPFAVAPSKIKSPISPFAPHELSARGVERQIRAFVRCAKLAREAGYDGVEIMGSEGYLINQFISMHTNKRTDQWGGSYENRIRLPIEIIERTREAVGRDFILIYRLSMLDLIPDGSDWSETVQLAKAVERAGATIINTGIGWHEARVPTIATSVPRGAFAWVTKKMKGEVGIPLVTTNRINRPEVAEQILADGCADMVSMARPLLADAEFVIKAAQGRADEINTCIGCNQACLDHAFKNKIASCLLNPRACHETELKYTPAPQPKRIAVVGAGPAGLACSTVLAQRGHRVDLFDGAAEIGGQFNMAKRIPGKEEFHEALSYFGRQVELTGVNLHLNRRVDASDLIAGGYDEIVLATGVAPRDPKIPGQDGPNVLSYIDVLAGRQPVGRRVAVVGAGGIGFDVAEYLVQDGESPALDLEEWKAEWGVTDPAATRGGVTRAQVTAPAREVTLLQRKAAPLGKGLGKTTGWIHRATLKMKQVKMIGGVNYELIDARGLHVSYGEQRTDHELIEADTIVLCTGQEPQRALLAPLQAAGRSVHLIGGAELAAELDAKRAIDQGARLAARL; via the coding sequence ATGACGACACCCTTTCCCCACCTGCTCGCGCCGCTCGATCTCGGCTTCACGACGCTGAAGAACCGCGTCTTGATGGGCTCGATGCACACGGGCCTCGAGGACAGCCGCAAGACGCTGCCGCGGCTCGCCGAATATTTCGCCGAACGCGCGCGCGGCGGCGTGGGCCTGATCGTGACGGGCGGCTTCGCGCCGAACGTGGCCGGCTGGACCAAGCCGTTCGGCGGCACGCTGATGACGTCGGCCGCCGCGCGGCGCCATCGCGAGATCACCGGCGCCGTGCATGCGGAGGACGGCAAGATCGCGCTGCAGATCCTCCATACGGGCCGCTACGGTTATCACCCGTTCGCGGTCGCGCCGTCGAAGATCAAGTCGCCGATTTCGCCGTTCGCGCCGCACGAACTGAGCGCGCGCGGGGTCGAGCGGCAGATCCGCGCGTTCGTCCGTTGCGCGAAGCTCGCGCGTGAAGCCGGTTACGACGGCGTCGAGATCATGGGCTCCGAAGGCTACCTGATCAACCAGTTCATCTCGATGCATACGAACAAGCGCACCGACCAGTGGGGCGGGTCGTACGAGAACCGCATCCGGCTGCCGATCGAGATCATCGAACGCACACGCGAAGCGGTCGGCCGCGATTTCATCCTGATCTACCGGCTGTCGATGCTCGACCTGATTCCGGACGGCAGCGACTGGAGCGAAACCGTGCAGCTCGCGAAGGCCGTCGAGCGCGCGGGCGCGACCATCATCAACACGGGGATCGGCTGGCACGAGGCGCGCGTGCCGACGATCGCGACGTCGGTGCCGCGCGGCGCGTTCGCGTGGGTGACGAAGAAGATGAAGGGCGAGGTCGGCATTCCGCTCGTGACCACCAACCGGATCAATCGCCCCGAAGTGGCCGAGCAGATCCTCGCGGATGGCTGCGCGGACATGGTGTCGATGGCGCGCCCGCTGCTCGCGGATGCCGAGTTCGTGATCAAGGCCGCACAGGGCCGCGCCGACGAGATCAACACCTGTATCGGTTGCAACCAGGCGTGTCTCGATCACGCGTTCAAGAACAAGATCGCGTCGTGCCTGCTGAATCCGCGTGCATGCCACGAAACGGAGCTGAAATACACGCCCGCGCCGCAGCCGAAGCGCATCGCGGTGGTGGGCGCGGGGCCGGCCGGGCTCGCGTGCTCGACCGTGCTCGCGCAGCGCGGCCATCGGGTCGACCTGTTCGACGGCGCGGCCGAGATCGGCGGCCAGTTCAACATGGCCAAGCGGATTCCGGGCAAGGAGGAGTTTCACGAAGCGCTGAGCTACTTCGGCCGCCAGGTCGAGCTGACCGGCGTGAACCTGCACCTGAACCGCCGCGTCGACGCAAGCGACCTGATCGCGGGCGGCTACGACGAAATCGTGCTCGCAACGGGCGTCGCGCCCCGCGACCCGAAGATTCCGGGGCAGGACGGGCCGAACGTGCTCAGCTACATCGACGTGCTCGCGGGCAGGCAGCCGGTTGGACGGCGTGTCGCGGTGGTCGGGGCGGGCGGGATCGGCTTCGATGTCGCCGAGTATCTGGTGCAGGACGGCGAATCGCCGGCGCTCGATCTGGAAGAATGGAAGGCCGAGTGGGGCGTGACCGACCCGGCCGCGACGCGTGGCGGCGTGACGCGTGCGCAGGTCACGGCGCCCGCGCGTGAAGTGACGCTGCTGCAGCGCAAGGCAGCGCCGCTCGGCAAGGGGCTCGGCAAGACGACCGGCTGGATTCACCGCGCGACGCTGAAGATGAAGCAGGTGAAGATGATCGGCGGCGTGAACTACGAATTGATCGATGCGCGCGGGCTGCACGTGTCGTACGGCGAGCAGCGCACCGATCACGAGCTGATCGAAGCCGACACGATCGTGCTCTGCACGGGGCAGGAGCCGCAGCGCGCGTTGCTCGCGCCGTTGCAGGCGGCCGGGCGTTCCGTGCACCTGATCGGCGGCGCGGAACTGGCCGCCGAACTCGACGCGAAGCGCGCGATCGATCAGGGTGCGCGCCTCGCGGCGCGGCTGTAA
- a CDS encoding aconitase X: MLQLSDRDSAMLRGDYGDGVARAMRIVARTAQVMSAPHLIDITSAHIDGCLYHGRTSLDFVEYFVDTGAKVAVPTTLNVGSLDLIHPELYHGDRTIQRDAQRLMDAHLQLGCESSFTCAPYQLKNRPAKGEQIAWAESNAIVFANSVLGARTSRYGDFLDLAAAITGRAPYAGLHVEANRAARIVFNAPDFSRLPSRDIYFAALGLLIGRIAGAIVPAIVGLPADTTEDELKALGAAAASSGAVALFHAVGITPEAPTLDAALHGQAAQRTVDVAMADLDEIRRTLNHGAAGDALVAVALGTPHFSLAEFRTLGTLLDAFDGKPACDFYVNTSRFILWELEEAGLAEKFAARGIQIVVDTCTYITPVMKQLSGLVMTNSGKWASYAPANIGVTVAYGSMRECVRSAFEGKVRFDD, translated from the coding sequence ATGCTGCAGTTGAGTGACCGCGACAGCGCCATGCTGCGCGGGGATTACGGCGATGGCGTCGCGCGCGCGATGCGGATCGTCGCACGCACGGCGCAGGTGATGTCCGCGCCGCACCTGATCGACATCACGTCCGCGCATATCGACGGCTGCCTTTACCACGGCCGGACGAGCCTCGACTTCGTCGAATATTTCGTCGACACCGGCGCGAAGGTCGCGGTGCCGACCACGCTGAACGTCGGGTCGCTCGACCTGATCCATCCCGAGCTGTACCACGGCGACCGCACGATCCAGCGCGACGCGCAGCGCCTGATGGACGCGCATCTGCAACTCGGCTGCGAATCGAGCTTCACGTGCGCGCCGTATCAACTGAAGAACCGTCCCGCGAAAGGCGAGCAGATCGCGTGGGCCGAATCGAACGCGATCGTGTTCGCGAACTCGGTGCTCGGCGCGCGCACCAGCCGGTATGGCGATTTTCTCGACCTGGCTGCCGCGATCACCGGGCGCGCGCCGTATGCGGGGCTGCATGTCGAAGCGAACCGCGCCGCGCGGATCGTGTTCAACGCGCCGGACTTCAGCCGCCTGCCGTCGCGCGACATTTATTTCGCCGCGCTCGGGCTGCTGATCGGCAGGATCGCGGGCGCGATCGTGCCCGCGATCGTCGGGCTGCCGGCGGATACCACCGAAGACGAACTCAAGGCGCTGGGCGCGGCGGCCGCCTCGAGCGGCGCCGTCGCGCTGTTCCATGCGGTGGGCATCACACCCGAGGCGCCGACGCTCGACGCGGCGTTGCACGGGCAGGCGGCGCAACGCACGGTCGACGTCGCGATGGCCGATCTCGACGAGATTCGCCGCACGCTGAACCACGGCGCGGCCGGCGACGCACTCGTCGCGGTGGCGCTCGGCACGCCGCATTTCTCGCTGGCCGAATTCCGCACGCTCGGCACCTTGCTCGACGCGTTCGACGGCAAGCCGGCCTGCGATTTCTACGTGAACACGAGCCGCTTCATCTTGTGGGAGCTGGAGGAAGCCGGCCTCGCGGAAAAATTCGCCGCGCGCGGCATTCAGATCGTCGTCGACACCTGCACGTACATCACGCCGGTGATGAAGCAACTGTCAGGGCTGGTGATGACCAATTCGGGGAAATGGGCGTCGTATGCGCCCGCGAACATCGGCGTGACGGTCGCGTACGGCAGCATGCGCGAATGCGTGCGGTCGGCGTTCGAAGGAAAGGTGCGATTCGATGACTGA
- a CDS encoding AraC family transcriptional regulator, whose amino-acid sequence MLVISGQNDMTSPLAKDRLGLRRPTIPVAYTRLLLQALAARGVDLAAVRAGTGLRDAVLAEPDARVAPSQWGRLVLNAIEIGGDPGIGLAFGLLLKPTVHGFLGYATLTARDIREALSVTQRYFRMRNRQYRLTHEEDERGATLELHGVQASPVLQHHVMFEFVLTGLAQNISQWAGRASPSIALQFTWPEPPYFARYRDQLPPVEFGCTANALWIARDVLDWPLPLADEVAHRQALVQVEREYAQVRQEEGDLVERVRAELARGAGDYPGPETLADALLVSTRTLRRRLEEAGSSYRQLLDEARFRDAKQLLAASDLDLKTIAERLQFTDPANFTRAFRRWAGQTPSAYREAAAGTARD is encoded by the coding sequence ATGCTTGTCATTTCCGGCCAAAACGACATGACTTCCCCTCTCGCCAAGGACCGCCTCGGGCTGCGCCGGCCGACGATTCCGGTCGCCTACACGCGCCTGCTGCTGCAGGCGCTTGCCGCGCGCGGTGTCGACCTGGCCGCCGTGCGCGCCGGCACGGGCCTGCGGGATGCGGTGCTGGCCGAACCGGACGCGCGCGTCGCGCCGTCGCAATGGGGGCGGCTCGTGCTCAATGCGATCGAGATCGGCGGCGATCCGGGCATCGGGCTCGCGTTCGGGCTGCTGCTGAAGCCGACCGTGCACGGCTTTCTCGGCTACGCGACCCTGACCGCGCGGGACATCCGCGAGGCGCTATCCGTCACGCAGCGCTACTTCCGGATGCGCAACCGCCAATATCGCCTGACCCATGAAGAAGACGAACGCGGCGCGACGCTCGAACTGCACGGCGTGCAGGCGAGCCCTGTGCTGCAGCATCACGTGATGTTCGAATTCGTGCTGACCGGGCTCGCGCAGAACATCTCGCAATGGGCCGGGCGCGCGTCGCCGTCGATCGCGCTGCAATTCACGTGGCCGGAGCCGCCCTATTTCGCACGCTATCGCGACCAGTTGCCGCCGGTCGAATTCGGCTGCACGGCCAACGCGCTGTGGATCGCGCGCGACGTGCTCGACTGGCCGCTGCCGCTCGCCGACGAAGTCGCGCATCGGCAGGCGCTCGTGCAGGTGGAGCGTGAGTATGCGCAGGTGCGCCAGGAGGAAGGCGATCTGGTCGAACGCGTGCGTGCGGAGCTGGCACGCGGGGCCGGCGATTACCCGGGGCCGGAGACGCTCGCCGATGCGCTGCTCGTGTCGACACGCACGCTGCGGCGCCGGCTCGAGGAAGCCGGGTCGAGCTATCGGCAGTTGCTCGACGAAGCGCGGTTTCGCGACGCGAAGCAGTTGCTCGCCGCGTCGGATCTCGACCTGAAGACGATCGCCGAGCGGCTGCAATTCACCGACCCGGCGAATTTCACGCGCGCGTTCCGGCGCTGGGCCGGGCAGACGCCGAGCGCCTATCGGGAGGCGGCTGCGGGCACGGCACGCGATTGA
- the catC gene encoding muconolactone Delta-isomerase codes for MLFHVEMTVRLPTDMDPVKAATLKAEEKAMCQRLMNEGVWRHLWRIAGQYANVSIFDVESVQQLHDLLSQLPLFPYMEMEVRALCRHPSSVREDDR; via the coding sequence ATGCTGTTTCATGTGGAAATGACCGTCCGTCTGCCGACGGACATGGATCCGGTCAAGGCGGCCACGCTGAAGGCGGAAGAAAAGGCGATGTGCCAGCGGCTGATGAACGAAGGTGTCTGGCGTCATCTGTGGCGGATCGCCGGGCAGTATGCGAACGTCAGCATCTTCGACGTCGAGAGCGTGCAGCAACTGCATGACCTGCTGAGCCAGTTGCCGCTGTTCCCGTATATGGAGATGGAAGTGCGCGCGCTGTGCCGGCATCCGTCTTCGGTGCGGGAAGACGATCGGTAA
- a CDS encoding LysR family transcriptional regulator produces MNNLRRLDLNLLVTLDVLLAEHNVTRAAEKLNMSQPSVSVQLQKLRDLFGDPLLLPGPRGMRPTARAETLREPLRDALEAVERAVVPATPFDPATATNTWRVAATDYGESTIVLPALHTLRSAAPGTRLAVVELAPPRIEQDAERNGIDLAFHTTEGSPAGMRRLPLFVERYVLIGRAGHPKLKRRPTLAQFGTLEHVIVSPDGGGFFGVTDEALAKVGAVRRVVLSVPHFLFVMSAVASTDLVAMLPERLVRDVPALRVVDAPVEVPGYEMSMLWHERVHRDPAHRWLRETIAAAV; encoded by the coding sequence ATGAATAATCTCAGACGACTCGACCTGAACCTGCTCGTCACGCTGGACGTGCTGCTCGCCGAGCACAACGTCACGCGCGCGGCCGAGAAACTGAACATGTCGCAGCCGTCGGTGAGCGTGCAGTTGCAAAAACTGCGCGACCTGTTCGGCGATCCGCTGCTGTTGCCGGGGCCGCGCGGGATGCGGCCGACCGCGCGCGCGGAAACGCTGCGCGAGCCGTTGCGCGATGCGCTCGAAGCCGTCGAGCGCGCGGTGGTTCCGGCCACACCGTTCGATCCGGCGACCGCGACGAACACGTGGCGCGTGGCCGCGACCGACTACGGCGAATCGACGATCGTGCTGCCCGCGCTGCACACGCTGCGCTCGGCCGCGCCCGGTACGCGGCTCGCCGTCGTCGAACTCGCGCCGCCGCGCATCGAGCAGGACGCCGAACGAAACGGCATCGACCTCGCCTTTCATACGACGGAAGGGTCGCCGGCCGGCATGCGGCGCCTGCCGCTGTTCGTCGAGCGTTATGTGCTCATCGGCCGCGCCGGGCATCCGAAGCTGAAGCGGCGCCCCACGCTCGCGCAGTTCGGCACGCTCGAACACGTGATCGTGTCGCCCGATGGCGGCGGCTTCTTCGGCGTGACGGACGAAGCGCTCGCGAAGGTCGGTGCCGTGCGGCGCGTCGTGCTGTCCGTGCCGCACTTCCTGTTCGTGATGTCGGCGGTCGCGAGCACCGATCTCGTCGCGATGCTGCCCGAGCGACTGGTGCGCGACGTGCCTGCGTTGCGTGTGGTGGACGCACCGGTCGAGGTGCCCGGCTATGAAATGTCGATGCTGTGGCACGAGCGCGTGCATCGCGACCCGGCGCACCGGTGGCTGCGGGAGACCATCGCGGCGGCGGTCTGA
- a CDS encoding DUF2471 family protein, protein MFQSSAFDPEQPGFNPVHFERAARQAVVDLQRVVGGPAQRALGLRRRSHPAAVRTMSWQALLNVEELAFSNSGFLNRNDPTVVDAFIRLRDSRMVAADVEEAVDWKRDDDDLPAVYLIVKAMLEAEERETQHAEME, encoded by the coding sequence ATGTTTCAGTCATCCGCATTCGATCCCGAGCAACCCGGCTTCAATCCCGTCCACTTCGAGCGCGCCGCGCGGCAGGCGGTCGTCGATCTTCAGCGTGTCGTCGGCGGCCCCGCGCAGCGGGCGCTCGGCTTGCGGCGCCGCAGCCACCCGGCCGCCGTCCGCACGATGAGCTGGCAGGCGCTGCTGAATGTCGAGGAGCTGGCGTTCTCGAACTCCGGCTTCCTGAACCGCAACGATCCGACGGTCGTCGACGCCTTCATCCGGCTGCGCGACAGCCGGATGGTCGCCGCGGACGTCGAGGAAGCCGTCGACTGGAAGCGCGACGACGACGATTTGCCCGCCGTTTATCTGATCGTCAAGGCGATGCTGGAAGCGGAAGAGCGCGAGACGCAACACGCCGAGATGGAGTGA
- a CDS encoding LysR family transcriptional regulator yields the protein MDYIDKLRIFRSVVELRSFTRAADMLGLARPVVSRAVADLEARFGSRLLHRTTRQVSLTETAERIYERCAAVLDELDSLEAEAQSPTREPEGLLRLVAHTTAALNRLVPLIAGFKAAHPKVRLDVTLTERPVDLVGEGYDIGIVVPYMLTSETTVVRLVERIPVVIVATPAYLRAHSHPQAPADLADHPFVPMSPSLRRPALSFRIDGDTLTVPFRFDISSNSPVFNREMVMHDFGIGVVPKTLVGDELASGALVQLLPDADLVDAFVEIKLAYANRALLPAKVKAFIDYTAAYCDREGWIVPAAA from the coding sequence ATGGACTACATCGACAAGCTGCGGATCTTCCGGTCGGTGGTGGAGCTGCGCAGCTTCACGCGCGCAGCCGACATGCTCGGCCTCGCCCGGCCTGTCGTGTCGCGCGCGGTCGCGGATCTCGAAGCGCGCTTCGGCAGCCGGCTGCTGCACCGGACCACGCGCCAGGTGTCGCTGACCGAAACCGCCGAGCGCATCTATGAGCGCTGCGCGGCCGTGCTGGACGAGCTCGACTCGCTCGAAGCGGAAGCGCAGTCGCCGACGCGCGAGCCCGAAGGCCTGTTGCGGCTCGTCGCGCACACGACGGCCGCGCTGAACCGGCTGGTGCCGCTGATCGCCGGCTTCAAGGCCGCGCACCCGAAGGTGCGCCTCGACGTGACGCTGACCGAGCGCCCGGTCGATCTCGTCGGCGAAGGCTACGACATCGGCATCGTCGTGCCGTACATGCTGACGAGCGAAACGACCGTCGTGCGGCTGGTCGAACGCATTCCGGTCGTGATCGTCGCGACACCCGCGTACCTGCGCGCGCATTCGCATCCCCAAGCGCCGGCCGATCTGGCCGACCATCCGTTCGTGCCGATGTCGCCGTCGCTGCGGCGGCCCGCCTTGTCGTTCCGCATCGACGGCGACACGCTGACCGTGCCGTTCCGCTTCGACATCTCGTCGAACAGCCCCGTCTTCAACCGCGAAATGGTGATGCACGACTTCGGCATCGGCGTCGTGCCGAAAACGCTCGTCGGGGACGAACTCGCGTCGGGCGCGCTCGTGCAACTGCTGCCGGACGCCGATCTCGTCGATGCCTTCGTCGAGATCAAGCTCGCGTACGCGAACCGCGCGCTGCTGCCCGCGAAGGTCAAGGCGTTCATCGACTACACGGCCGCCTACTGCGACCGCGAAGGCTGGATCGTTCCGGCGGCCGCCTGA
- a CDS encoding NAD(P)H-dependent oxidoreductase, producing MNVLIVYAHPEPRSLNGALRDFAVEHLEAAGHAVQVTDLYAMNWKAAFDANDVTGRAPDARFDPSLDSKHAFAAGTQSEDIAREQEKLKWADAVILQFPLWWFSMPAIMKGWVERVYAYGFAYGVGEHSETRWGNRYGEGALAGKRAMLIVTAGGWESHYSPRGINGPIDDVLFPIQHGILYYPGFDVLPPFVIYRTGKMNDARFDETRAALGKRLDALWTAQPIPFRRQNAGDYEIPALTLKEEIVPGTVGFAAHLAHAY from the coding sequence ATGAATGTGCTGATCGTTTATGCCCATCCCGAACCGCGCTCGCTGAACGGCGCGCTGCGCGACTTTGCCGTCGAGCATCTCGAAGCGGCCGGCCACGCGGTGCAGGTGACGGATCTGTATGCGATGAACTGGAAGGCGGCGTTCGATGCGAACGACGTGACCGGTCGCGCACCCGACGCGCGGTTCGATCCGTCGCTCGACTCGAAGCACGCATTCGCGGCCGGCACGCAAAGTGAAGATATCGCGCGCGAGCAGGAGAAGCTGAAGTGGGCCGACGCGGTGATCCTGCAGTTTCCGCTGTGGTGGTTCTCGATGCCGGCGATCATGAAGGGCTGGGTCGAGCGTGTGTATGCGTACGGTTTTGCTTACGGCGTCGGCGAGCATTCGGAGACGCGCTGGGGCAACCGCTACGGCGAAGGGGCGCTGGCCGGCAAGCGGGCGATGCTGATCGTCACGGCAGGCGGGTGGGAATCGCACTACAGCCCGCGCGGCATCAACGGGCCGATCGACGACGTGCTGTTTCCGATCCAGCACGGGATCTTGTATTACCCGGGGTTCGACGTGCTGCCGCCGTTCGTGATCTACCGGACGGGCAAGATGAACGACGCGCGCTTCGACGAAACGCGTGCGGCGCTCGGCAAGCGTCTCGATGCGTTGTGGACCGCGCAGCCGATTCCGTTCCGGCGACAGAACGCGGGCGATTACGAGATTCCGGCGTTGACGCTGAAGGAGGAGATCGTGCCGGGGACGGTGGGGTTTGCCGCGCATCTGGCGCACGCGTATTGA